The DNA segment GGAACAACTTGGACACGGAGTTTTCCTTTCTCACTGAGGaaaatccagggatttttttggtaaaaaaacctggaaaaatcctctccctgtgccactccAAGATCCAGCACCACCCATTCCACGGGTGGATCCTGTGGAATTCTGGCGTTCCATCCCGGTTTTCCCGAATTTCCCGGCATTGCAGAGGGCGGGAGGATTTCAGTTCAAAAGTTGAACGACCTGGAATAATTCTGGGATGATTCCCGGCGTTTTTCCGGGCTCTCCAACCCCAGCTGGATTCCTCCCCggtcacagcagctcccaaaataaataaactctgGAATTATCAGCAATGATCTCCAAAGGGATTCGTtttcccagaaatatttttattattaagcAGATTAAAACCAGTGATTTATGTTAATTTAATAAAACTGTTGGAAAAACAATTCCAGTGCTTATAAATATCCCGAAAATCCCAGCCAGCTTTCCCAAGGATTGATTTATCCCGTATTTAACCCGTTCATCCCAGATTTCATTGTGCTCACCAAAATTCCAGGAGCTCCCAAAGTGCAGCAAAAGcaattaaaggaaattaatggaATTATCCAGGAAAATATTCCCAAAGAATCAAGTGGAAGGAAAATCCAAGAGGGAAACCTGGATCCTGGAAAAAGCTGAGAGCTCCAGGCTCTTCCTGCAaaacccaggagcagcagggaaggaaaacagggaacaacagagggaaaatcctgggaattctttaaaattccAGGGTGTTTTTAATCCAGGGAGGTTGGGGCGtggagctctcccagccccaggatccatcccaggaATACCTGGGACAGGATGGAATTAATTCATTCCATCCCCCACGTGGGATTCCCATGGGAATGAACTTCCCAGGATTTCCCAGATTCAGAGCTTTCCTGTGGGAACATCCCATTGGAGCTCTCCTGGAATCCCTTTTCCCACATAATGATTAAAAATAGTGGGAATTAACACGGGAGGGAAACTCCAATCCCTCCATCCCACTTTTCCAGGCACTTGGGCTGAGCATAAGGCTTGAAATTCCAAAGGGGAAAACGGGAATTTGGGAGTGCTTTGGCTTCAGCAGGATGCCAACATTCCCAGGATTTCTCCCCAAGGCAGACCTGAGGGATCCTGGATtctttgggaagcagcagcagggatcaaATCCCGATTATTTGACGCTTTCCCTGCGGATAACAACGGGATGGGAAGCGTTTCCCAGCCCATCCATGGATAAAAACCAGTGCAGTTTTCCCTGGGGAAATTcccaaagaaatatttccaggaGACCAAACTCCCCCTCATCCACACGGACACCtctggaatgaaaaaaatccgAGGCAATCCCTGATCCTAGCGGGATTTTTCCCTGGAAAGAGGCTCCGGGCGGAGGCTGCGGAAGCAGATCCCGAGGatggccaggctggcagcagctcccattcccagggatccgAAGGTTTCCAGGGAAGAGGGAAGTGGGAagcggccccgccgctcctCCATGTCCATGGAGACGGCTTCCAGCTGGAAGAGCGTTCCCAAAATCCCGCAGACGTGGAAAACCTGGTGGCTGTGCCCTGCGACAGAAAACTCCGAGAATTCCACGGAAATTCCACGGAAATTCCATGGGTGTTCGGATGGGCCAGGTGGGTTCCACATCCACAGAATGCTGGAGCGctctgggatggtgggaggtgtccctgcccatccaaAGCATCCCGGAATTCCAGGATTCCGGGATTGAATCCTGCTCAACCCACTTCACCTGGCATCCACGGAATATTTATCCTGCAAATTCCTGCTCCCGATTCCAGGGGTTTGATCATCCTACAAATTTCTATTCCCAATGTCTGTGGCTCGGTGAGGGGATTGATTCCCTGGATTCCCTGGGGTTTATTCCCAGCATATCCTGAGTTAATTCCTGGCAATTCCCTGAATTCATTCCCTGgattttctggggtttattCCCAGCATTTCCTGAGTTAATTCCTGGGATCCCATGGGGTTATTCCTGGCATTTCCCTGGGTTTTATTCCCTGGATTCCCTGGGTTAATTCCTGGGATCCCATGGAGTTATTCCTGGCATTTTCCTGAGTTCATTCCCTGGATTCCCTGGGGTTTATTCCCAGCAATCCCTGAGCTAATTCCTGGGATCCCATGGGGTTCTTCCCGGTGTTTCTTctggggtttattccctggatTCCCTGGGTTAATTCCTGGGATCCCATGGGGCTATTCCTGGCATTTCCCTGGGGTTTATTCCCAGCATTCCCTGGGTTAATTCCTGGGATCCCATGGGGTTATTCCTGGCATTTTCCTGAGTTCATTCCCTGGATTTCCTGGGGTTTATTCCCAGCATTTCCTGACTTAATTCCTGGGATCCCATGGGGTTATTCCTGGTGTTTCTTctggggtttattccctggatTCCCTGGGTTAATTCCTGGGATCCCATGGGGTTATTCCTGGCATTTCCCTGGGGTTTATTCCCAGCATTCCCTGGCTTTATTGTTGTGATTCCCTGGGTTCATTCCCTGGATTCCTCAGGGtcattcccagcattccctgGGTCCATTCCCTGAGTTTATTCCCTGGATTCCCTAGGCTCATTCCCAGCACTCCCTGGGTCCATTCCCTGGATCCATTCCCTGGATTCCCGGGCTCATTCCCGGCACTCCCTGGGTCCATTCCCTGGGTCCATTCCCTGGATTCCCTGGGCTAATTCCCTGGGTCATTCCCTGGGTCATTCCCTGGGTCATTCCCTGGGTCCATTCCCTGAGTTTATTCCCTGGATTCCCTGGGCTCATTCCCGGCACTCCCTGGATTCCCTGGGTCATTCCCTGGGTCCATTCCCTGAGTTTATTCCCTGGATTCCCTGGGCTCATTCCCGGCACTCCCTGGGTCCATTCCCTGGGTCCATTCCCTGGGTCCATTCCCTGGATTCCCTGGGCTAATTCCCTGGGTCATTCCCTGAGTTTATTCCCTGGATTCCCTGGGCTCATTCCCGGCATTCCCTGGGCTCATTCCCTGGGTTCCAGGGCTCATTCCCGGCACTCCCGGGGTCATTCCCTGGATTCCCTGGCATGCTCACCGATGAAGTCGAAGCTGCCGGGCGCCAGGCGCTCGGGCAGGCGGGAGGTGAAGCTCAGGAAGGTGAGGAGGGCGCAGAGGCTGTGCCGGGAATGCAGCGGGAGCGAGCGCTCGGAGCGGCTCCGGGAGAGCTGCCGGGAAAACGGGagggatccatccatccatccatccatccatccctccatccctccatcatccatccatccatcatccatccatccctccatccatcccatgAATCCTTCAGTCCCTGCATCATCCATCCATGAATCCTCCAATCCATTCATCCAtgaatccatccatccatgaaTCCTTCAGTCCATCCATGAATCCATGAATCCAtgaatccatccatccatccatgaaATCTTaaatccatccctccatccctccatccatccatccatccatccctccatccccatccctccatcccatgAATCCTTCAGTCCATGCATCATCCATCCATGAATCCTccaatccatccatccatccatccatgaaTCCTTCagcccatccatccatccatgaaTCCATGAATCCATCCATTAAttcattcatccatccatccatccctccctccatccatctATCCCTCCATCCATTCCATGAATCCTTCAGTCCATGCATCATCCATCCATGAATCCTCCAATCCATTCATCCATGAAATCTTaaatccatccctccatccattcatccatctATCCATGAATCCTTCAGTCCAATCATCCAAGAATCcttcaatccatccatccatccatccatccatccatccatccatccatgaaTCCTTcagtccatccatccatccatgaaTCCATGAATCCATGaatccatcatccatccatccatccatccatgaaTCCTTcagtccatccatccatccatgaatccatccatccatccatccatccatccatccatgaaatcttcaatccatccatccatccatccatccatcctatccatccatccatccatccatccatccatccatccatccatccatccatccattcaccATCCTTTCATCCCAAGGAgccacagccattcccagttccccaccCAACTcaatttcaggaaaaacaggatccatccatccatccatccatccgtccatccatccatccatccatccatccatcccaaagGAACCGTTCCCAGTTCCCCACTCCCCTCACCCCCACTCCTGCCTGCCCAAattcccaccctgctccagtTAAATCCCTGGAAAAGGCCCCTCCCAGCTTCCCAAGGCAGGAATTTTCCAGCCCTTTGAAGTGGGAGGAATCCGCCGGCAATCggagcaggaaaaaatatccGCGAGCCTTTTCCTGCCGGAGTTTGTTTGCCTTTCAAACCCCCAGCTGGGAATTGttttcccaaataattccaggctgaggcagctgaaatTTCCCGGGATTTTGTGGGATACCCACCCTGTAAAAAACTGGGATGCTGTCGAAAATGTAGGGATACACGAAGGCCAAAGTTCGGGAAGCTTTGCTCAGGCAGGGCCGCTCCGCCTCCAGAAACCTGGGAAACACCGGGAATTCCACATGGGATTCCAGGAATTCCACACTGGGGTACATCAGGAATTTCACACAGGATAAACTGGGAAACACTGGGAATTCCACATGGGATACATCAGGAATTCCACACAGGATAAACTGGGAAACACCGGGAATTCCACACGGGATTCCAGGAATTCCACACTGGGGTACATCAGGAATTTCACACAGGATAAACTGGGAAACACTGGGAATTCCACATGGGATTCCAGGAATTCCACACTGGGATACATCAGGAATTCCACACGGGATAAACTGGGAAACACTGGGAATTCCACATGGGATTCCAGGAATTCCACACTGGGGTACATCAGGAATTCCACACGGGATAAACTGGGAAACACCGGGAATTCCACATGGGATTCAGGAATTCCACACTGGGGTACATCAGGAATTCCACACGGGATAAACTGGGAAACACCGGGAATTCCACATGGGATTCCAGGAATTCCACACTGGGGTACATCAGGAATTCCACACGGGATAAACTCAGAAACACTGGGAATTCCACATGGGATACACTCAGAATACACAGGGAATTCCACATGGAATATACCAGGAAACACCAGGAATTCCACACGGGATGCCCTGGGATACACGGGGAATTCCACAGCTTCTCCCGAAACCTGGGATAGCAGACCTGGATCGTCTCCCCATCCCAGGATTCCATAAATCCCCTTTGGAACTTGCCAGAATCCAAGCTTCTCCCATCATCCCACATTTCCATCACTGACTTCTCTGCGTTTCCCAACGGAAAAATTCCCTCTTTCCCCTTCCCGACCTCCCAGCTGGCCCGATCCACGACCAAACCCTCCATCCCGAATTCCCGGTGCCGCTGGATCCCACCTGGAATAGCAGGACAGGCCAGTGCTGAGCACGGAGTTGAACACGGCCACGGGAACGTAGAAATCATGGAATGTGCTCCCGACCCATTCCGGCGGGAAGACGTAGGCGGAATACGCCAGCGCCGAGcctggaagcacagcaggaatcctggaattcccacGGAATCCCCACGGAATTCCTCATcctcctgggctcagctgggagctccaGGTTGGAACATCAGGAATCTCCGGAACAGGGAGCATTCCAGAGGGGATATCCTGGAGTTCCCAGTtgaccccaaacctcccctaAGGGATGCGGCATCCCATAAATCTGGGCTGTCCTCCCACctctggaattcctgaaatGCCATAAACCCAAGataaattcccaaaatcccataaaCCTGGGCTAAATTCCCAGAATCCCATAAACCCGGACTCCTccaattcctggaattcccaaaatcccataaaccttgccaaattcccaaaatcccataaatccagGCTCCTCCCACTCCTGGAatctccaaaatcccacaaaCCCCAGCtcaattcccaaaatcccataaaacCGGGGTAAATTCCCAGAATCCCATAAACGCAGGCTCCTCCCAAttgcagaattcccagaatcccATAAACCCAGGCTAAattccccaaaccccacaaaccctTGCTCAATCCCGGATCCCCCTAAGCCGGGCTCAGTCCCGGATCCCCTAAGCCGGGCTCAGTCCCGGCCCCTAACCCGGGCTCAGTCCCGGATCCCCTAACCCGGGCTCAATCCTGGATCCCCCAACCCCGGCTCTATCCTGGATCCCCTAAACCGGGCTCAGTCCCGGATCCCCTAAACCGGGCTCAATCCCGCACCCTAACCCGGCTCAATCCCAGATCCCCTAACCCCGGCTCAGTCCCGCAGCCCAAGCCGGGCTCAGTCCCGCACCCTAGCCCCGGCTCAGTCCCGGATCCCCTAAACCGGGCTCAGTCCCGGCCCCAAACCGGGCTCAGTCCCGCACCCCAAGCCGGGCTCAATCCCGCACCCCTAACCCCGGCTCAGTCCCGGATCCCCTAAACGGGGCTCAGTCCCAGATCCCTTAACCCAGGCTCAATCCCGCACCCCTAACCCCGGCTCAGTCCCGGATCCCCTAAACGCCGGCTCAATCCCAGATCCCTTAACCCAGGCTCAATCCCGCACCCCTAACCCCGGCTCAGTCCCGGATCCCCTAAACGCCGGCTCAATCCCGGATCCCCTAACCCGGCTCAGTCCCGGATCCCCTAACCCGGGCTCAATCCCAGATCCCCTAACCCCGGCTCAATCCCGGATCCCCTAACCCCGGCTCAGTCCCGCACCCTAACCCGGGCTCAGTCCCGGATCCCCTAACCCGGGCTCAATCCCAGATCCCCTAACCCCGGCTCAGTCCCGGATCCCCTAACCCGGGCTCAGTCCCGGCCCCAAGCCGGGCTCAGTCCCGCACCCCAAGCCGGGCTCAGTCCCGAATCCCCTAACCCAGGCTCAGTCCCGGATCCCCTAAACCGGGCTCAATCCCAGATCCCCTAACCCAGGCTCAATCCCGAATCCCCTAACCCCGGCTCAATCCCGGATCCCCTAACCCCGGCTCAGTCCCGCACCCCTAACCCGGCTCACTCCCGCCCCTAAGCCGGGCTCACCCAGGCTGTAGAGGCTGAGCGCGGCGTAGTCGCAGCAGTAGGCGCGGTGCCGGCCGCGCCCGCCCAGGGCCCCGAAGGTGTGGGCGGCGCTCGAGGCCAGCGGGTACAGCGCGCACGTGCCCAGGTAGGCCAGGAACGGCCCCGCCCCCGCATCCCGCCCCAAATCCCGGAGCcgagcctggagcagccagaggaaaTACCTGGGGGAGTGAGAGGGGAGGGGGGCCGCGGTCaccaggtgtgcccaggtgtgcccaggtgttcccaggtgtgccTTGAGGGcatccccaggtgtgtccaggtGATGAGAGCACCCatcaggtgttcccaggtgtgcccaggtgtgccttGAGGGcatccccaggtgtgcccaggtgatgAGAGCACCCatcaggtgttcccaggtgtgtcccaggtgtgcccaggtgtgtcccaggtgttcccaggtgtgtcccaggtgtgtcccaggtgtgcccaggtgtgcccaggtgtgtccaggtgtgcccaggtgtgtcccaggtgtgcccaggtgtgtcccaggtgtgtccaggtgtgtcccaggtgtgtcccaggtgtgtcccaggtgtgcccaggtgtgtcccaggtgtgtcccaggtgtgcccaggtgtgcccaggtgtgtcccaggtgtgtcccaggtgtgcccaggtgtgcccaggtatgtcccaggtgttcccaggtgttcccaggtgtgtcccaggtgttcccaggtgttcccaggtgtgtcccaggtgttcccaggtatgtcccaggtgttcccaggtgtgtcccaggtgtgcccaggtgttcccaggtgttcccaggtgttcccaggtgtgtcccaggtgtgcccaggtgtgtcccaggtgttcccaggtgtgtcccaggtgtgcccaggtgtgtcccaggtgtgcccaggtgtgcccaggtgttcccaggtgtgcccaggtgtgtcccaggtgtgtcccaggtgtgtcccagatgtgtcccaggtgtgtcccaggtgtgcccaggtgcacccaggtgttcccaggtgttcCCGGGTGcgcccaggtgtgtcccagctgtgtcccaggtgtgtcccaggtgttcccaggtgtccccaggtgtatccccaggtgtgcccaggtgttcccaggtgttcccaggtatgtcccaggtgttcccaggtgttcccaggtgtgcccaggtgttcccaggtatgtcccaggtgttcccaggtgtgtcccaggtgtgcccaggtgtgtccaggtgtgcccaggtgtgtcccaggtgtgtcccaggtgtgcccaggtgtgtcccaggtgtgcccaggtgttcccaggtgttcccaggtgtgcccaggtgtgcccaggtgtgcccaggtgtgcccaggtgttcccaggtgtgcccaggtgttcccaggtgttcccaggtgtgcccaggtgtgtcccaggtgtgcccaggtatgtccaggtgtgcccaggagtgcccaggtgtgtcccaggtgtacccaggtgtcccaggtgtcccaggtgtccccaggtgttcccaggtgttcccaggtgtgccccaggtgtgccccaggtgttcccaggtgtgcccaggtgtgcccaggtgtgtcccaggtgtgtcccaggtggcccaggtgtgtcccaggtgtgcccaggtgttcccaggtgttcccaggtgtgtcccaggtgttcccaggtgtgtcccaggtgtgtccaggtgttcccaggtgttcccaggtgtgtcccaggtgttcccaggtgtgtcccaggtgtgtcccaggtatCTCCCAGATGTTCCCAGGTGcgcccaggtgtgcccaggtgtgccccagggcacTCACCCGGCGGGCACCAGGTGTGTCCAGATGTTGAGGGTCTCGTTGCTCATCCCGAAGAGGCTGAGCAGGCACTCGCAGGCCGAGCTCCGGGGCGGGCGGTACCCGGAGAGAATTCCCAGCTCCCGGTAGCTCTGGgggagtggggatgggaatgggaatgggaatgggaatgggaatgggaatgggaatatgggaatgggaatatgggaatatgggaatatgggaatatgggaatgggaatgggaatatgggaatgggaatgggaatgtggatgggaatgggaatatgggagtgggagtggggatgggtatggggatggggatgggaatggggatggaaaaatggaaatggaaaaatgggaatgggagtgggaatggggatgggaatatgggaatgggaatgggaatggggaatgggaatgggagcgggaatatgggaatggggatggggatggggatgggaatgggagtgggaatggggatgggaatatgggaatatgggaatatgggaatatgggaatatgggaatatgggaatatgggaatggggatggggatgggaatggggatgggattgggaatgggaatggggatgggaatatgggaatgggaatgagaatggggaatgggaatggaaacaaTGAAGATGGCAATGGGAGtgggaacaggaacagaaacaggaatgggaatgggaacaagAATGGGAACaagaatggggatgggaatgggaatgggaaagggaatggggatggagatggagataGGAATGGATGGGAAgcatccccaaaattccagagtCAGGACACAGCTGATCCTCGGGATCAGGGAGGGAATTCCCGCTGACCTGGGGCACTTGGTGGGCGCGGAGCAGCCGGGGCCTGGGGCTCAGCATGGCCGTGGCTCCGGATCCCGGCGCTTTTCCAGCTCAGCTTCCCACGGGATGGCGCCTCAGAGCCCTCCTGGCCACATCCCACGGGAATGGCGCTGCTCCCGGACAGTCCTGCAGGGGATGAGAATTCCCGGGGTGTGGAGCTGGATCCTGTGGGACGGGGAGCATCCATCCCCCCGAGGGCTGTTGGGAtcccaaaggagcagcaggagttgGCTGATCCCAGTTCCCACAGGAATTCCAGCAGATCCAGAGGGATGTGGGAACAGCTGGGGATCCCCTCggggtcccactgaggtcccTGGATGCAGGAATGCCCCTGGGGAAGCAGGACGGACACGGGATCCCGGCTGGATCCCCTTTCCTGCCCCCATGGAATATCCCAGTCTGGCTCTTACCCGATCCTGGCGTCTGCAGCGCTGCCTCCGCTCTgggaataaagggaaaaatccatgatccctccttccctcctgccagggcccacccagagcaggaaaagcaggaagggagctcctgctccaggcacgGGCTCAGCTtcatcccagcagcatccagaggAATCCAAGGCTCTGGATTCCCAGGATTCTGAGAGCTCCCGGAGCCTCTGCACATCCTGAGCTGCCACTCCAGCCCATCCCAACCTCCCGGTGGGAATCCAGCCTTTGGATGTGCCGCTGAGCcactcccaaaaaaccccctggaattccctttGGATTCCTCCCATCCCAGGCTCTACCTCTGCCCAGGAAAACTCCGGAACACCGGGAACGGCcggagagggagggaaaaattaACGAGGCAGGAGAGCAATGAAGCAACACAACCCAGCTGGAAACGCCTCTGGTTAAAGATTAGACGGGAATCAGGAGCTTCCCGGGGTCTGGAACCACCGAGCAGCTGCTGGAGTCTGCAGCCCCTGGATCCCATGGAATTCCAGCGGTTTTCCATGGTGGAAACGGGACCTGAATTGAGAGAAGCTCCAAGAAAAGCTCAGAGACTcttccagagcctaaaggggctccaggagagctggagagggactgggataagggatggagagacaggacacagggaatggctcccactgccagagggcagggatggatgggattttgggaaggaattgctggctgggctggaattcccagagcagctgtggctgcccctggatgcCTGGGAGTGGGGCAGGCTGGAAtctgctcctcttccctcttccctcttccccatTCCCTATTTTCTGTTCCCTCTTCCTTGTTCCCCATTCCCTATtttctgttccctgttccccattccccattccctctTCCCTGTTCCAAATTCCCCATTCTCAGTTCCcaattcccctttcccagttccccattcccagttcccagttccccgttccccattcccagttccctgtgCCTCCGGGATGCAGGAGGCGGCTCCAGGCCCggcctcaggcaggaatttGTGGTTTCGGAGCTCAGTGAGTCACTGGGGCCgggcacacccagccctgcttcctcctcctcctcctcctcctcctcctcctcctcctcgggcTCTTCCCAGCccgggaatggggatgggatgggattgggatggggacaTGGTGGGGCTGTGACCTCTGTCAGCGCTGCGGCTTCACTCAGGTGGCTGCAACagcttcttcttcctcctcctcctccttaaTCTCCTctacctcctcctcttcctcctcctcctcctcttcttcctcctcctccttaatttcctcctcctcctgctgctccccccgATCCCCACCCGGCCCCTCTCGGGGCTCTCCGGGCCCTGCAGCCGCAGCTCCAGCCCGGGAGCTCCCGGTTCATCCCAGGTTCCCCTTGGAAATGTCCCCTCCTGGCACCAATGTCCCCTCctggcaccagcctggcacCACTGCCAGGAGCCCGGCCCTGTCCTTGTCACCGTCCTCTGCCCACGGCacaacttttttcctttttctcctttcctttcctttcctttcctttcctttcctttcctttcctttcctttcctttcctttcctttcctttcctttcctttcctttcctttcctttcctttcctttcctttcctttcctttcctttcctttcctcatgTCACACATGGGATCCCATTCCCTATGGAAAATCCCTCCCCATGTCACACATGGGATCCCATTCCCTATGGAAAATCCCTCCCCGCGGCAGATCCTCCCCCTGGCACATCCCTCGCTCCGTGCCAGCTCCAGCGGCGCTTTTCCATGGCCGGGAATATTCGGGAATTCACGGCCAGCCCCGAGCGCCTTTTCCAGCGGCGCCGGGAGCAGCGCTGGAAAACTCCGGGAGCGGCGCGGCCGCGCCAGGACCATTCCCGGCGGGACAAGGGCGGCTTTGTGGGAGTTGTTGTTGCCGCTGGAATTCTCTGC comes from the Oenanthe melanoleuca isolate GR-GAL-2019-014 chromosome 10, OMel1.0, whole genome shotgun sequence genome and includes:
- the PAQR5 gene encoding membrane progestin receptor gamma, producing MLSPRPRLLRAHQVPQSYRELGILSGYRPPRSSACECLLSLFGMSNETLNIWTHLVPAGYFLWLLQARLRDLGRDAGAGPFLAYLGTCALYPLASSAAHTFGALGGRGRHRAYCCDYAALSLYSLGSALAYSAYVFPPEWVGSTFHDFYVPVAVFNSVLSTGLSCYSRFLEAERPCLSKASRTLAFVYPYIFDSIPVFYRLSRSRSERSLPLHSRHSLCALLTFLSFTSRLPERLAPGSFDFIGHSHQVFHVCGILGTLFQLEAVSMDMEERRGRFPLPSSLETFGSLGMGAAASLAILGICFRSLRPEPLSREKSR